A genome region from Nocardia sp. NBC_01730 includes the following:
- a CDS encoding FAD-dependent oxidoreductase codes for MSDASTIRPLRASTVTTWDDEADVVVAGYGIAGVCAAIEAARAGADVLILERTGGWGGAAAMAGGFIYLGGGTPLQQALGFEDTPENMETFLLAALGPGVDKAKIADYCRGSVEHYNWLVACGVPFREAFWGEPGWEPPHDEGLMYSGGENAAPFNVIAKPAPRGHVPQMADKRIGRKSGGYMLMKPLADTAGALGIRVEYDMRIGQLIADDDDRVVGVLARRYGREVAIRADRGVVLATGSFAYHQGMVAAHAPRLIGRPAAAIEEHDGIGIRLAQALGAELAHMDATEVAFFGDPQLLARGILVNGRGQRYIPEDTYPGRIGQATLIQQENQAYLVIDETSYEAGLATETSTPFFRQPPTWAAETVAELESDMGLPAQALQATVACYNLHATEGKDPLLGKKPEWVRPLEGPLAAFDLRGFTAGFTLGGLRTDLDSRVLHVSGEPIPGLFAAGRCTSGLCAGGYVSGASLGDGSFYGRRAGTAAAEN; via the coding sequence ATGTCTGATGCCAGCACCATTCGTCCGCTCCGCGCAAGCACGGTGACGACCTGGGACGATGAGGCCGACGTCGTCGTCGCGGGCTACGGCATCGCCGGGGTGTGCGCGGCCATCGAGGCCGCGAGGGCAGGCGCCGATGTGCTGATTCTGGAACGCACCGGAGGCTGGGGTGGCGCAGCGGCCATGGCGGGCGGTTTCATCTACCTCGGCGGCGGCACGCCGTTACAGCAGGCCCTCGGTTTCGAGGACACGCCGGAGAACATGGAGACCTTCCTACTCGCCGCACTCGGCCCCGGCGTGGACAAGGCGAAGATAGCCGACTACTGCCGCGGCAGCGTCGAGCACTACAACTGGCTGGTCGCCTGCGGCGTGCCGTTCCGCGAGGCGTTCTGGGGCGAGCCGGGCTGGGAGCCGCCGCACGACGAAGGGCTGATGTACTCCGGTGGCGAGAACGCGGCACCGTTCAACGTGATCGCGAAACCCGCACCGCGCGGCCACGTTCCGCAGATGGCCGATAAGCGCATCGGACGGAAGAGCGGCGGCTACATGCTGATGAAGCCGCTGGCCGACACCGCGGGCGCACTCGGCATCCGCGTCGAATACGACATGCGGATCGGGCAACTGATCGCCGACGACGACGATCGCGTGGTCGGGGTGCTCGCCCGCCGCTACGGACGGGAAGTGGCGATCCGCGCCGACCGCGGCGTCGTGCTCGCCACGGGCAGCTTCGCCTACCACCAGGGGATGGTCGCGGCGCATGCGCCGCGCCTGATCGGCAGGCCCGCGGCGGCGATCGAGGAGCACGACGGCATCGGCATCCGGCTGGCCCAGGCGCTGGGCGCGGAACTGGCGCACATGGACGCGACCGAAGTGGCGTTCTTCGGCGACCCGCAGCTGCTGGCACGCGGCATCCTGGTCAACGGGCGCGGCCAGCGCTACATCCCCGAGGACACCTATCCCGGCCGGATCGGGCAGGCGACGCTGATCCAGCAGGAGAATCAGGCGTACCTGGTGATCGACGAGACGTCCTATGAAGCCGGTCTCGCGACCGAGACCTCGACGCCGTTCTTCCGGCAGCCGCCGACCTGGGCTGCGGAGACGGTCGCCGAACTGGAGTCCGACATGGGCCTGCCCGCGCAAGCGTTGCAGGCGACCGTGGCGTGCTACAACCTGCACGCCACGGAGGGCAAGGACCCGCTGCTCGGTAAGAAGCCGGAATGGGTCCGGCCACTGGAGGGCCCGCTGGCCGCTTTCGACCTGCGCGGCTTCACCGCGGGGTTCACCCTCGGTGGGTTGCGCACCGATCTCGATTCGCGGGTACTGCATGTCTCGGGCGAGCCGATCCCGGGACTGTTCGCGGCGGGCCGGTGCACGTCCGGACTGTGCGCGGGCGGCTATGTGAGCGGCGCGTCGCTGGGCGACGGAAGCTTCTACGGGCGCAGGGCGGGCACCGCGGCGGCCGAGAACTGA
- a CDS encoding glutathione peroxidase: MSLREVPLRTLSGEPTTLSDLVGDHAVLVVNVASKCGLTPQYSGLVELQRAYGPRGFSVVGVPCNQFMGQEPGTAEEIQQFCATTYGVDFPLLEKTEVNGENRHNLYQTLVETADAEGNAGDIQWNFEKFLIDRDGKVAGRFRPTVTPDAPELVSAIESVL, from the coding sequence ATGAGCCTTCGAGAAGTACCGCTGCGCACGCTGTCCGGCGAGCCGACGACGCTGTCCGACCTGGTCGGCGATCACGCCGTCCTGGTGGTCAACGTGGCGTCGAAATGTGGTCTGACGCCGCAGTATTCCGGCCTGGTCGAACTGCAGAGGGCCTACGGGCCGCGCGGGTTCAGCGTCGTCGGCGTCCCGTGCAATCAGTTCATGGGCCAGGAGCCGGGTACCGCGGAGGAGATCCAGCAGTTCTGTGCCACCACCTACGGCGTCGACTTCCCGTTGCTGGAGAAGACCGAGGTCAACGGCGAGAACCGGCACAACCTGTATCAGACCCTGGTGGAGACCGCCGACGCCGAGGGTAACGCCGGTGACATCCAGTGGAACTTCGAGAAGTTCCTGATCGACAGGGACGGCAAAGTGGCGGGCCGCTTCCGTCCGACCGTGACGCCCGACGCGCCGGAACTGGTGTCGGCGATCGAATCCGTTCTCTGA
- a CDS encoding succinic semialdehyde dehydrogenase, with translation MSTDTEKTTAAVPARITDEMIDRLTGLVAADGSAAPFTMTEVYTGAPVGELPQSTPQDVAAACARARAAQQEWSALPLRQRLRVFERLHELILGEVETIADLIQIGCGKTRRMAVEESCDVPMVISHYLKTARRVLRPKRHGGPMPLLTTSTEEHRPKGLVAVIAPWNFPFAIAMSDAMPALMAGNGVVLEPDNKTALCVLYGVELLHRAGLPRGLVQVVCGEGPDIGPSLIDNVEFVMFTGSTATGRVVGEQAGRNLIGCSLELGGKNPMIVLEDANLDEVIPGAVFAAYANSGQACMHIERIYVHHGIHDEFVRRLVAATDELNGKIGGAYDYTPEFGSLVSPQHLERVAAHVEDARAKGATVHVGGKARPDIGPAFYEATVLTGVTSEMTHATLETFGPVVTVYPFDDEQEAVRLANATDYGLNASVWSRNPTHANRIAAQLQAGSININDGFVATYAAKSTPSGGVKQSGVGTRHGDQGLLKYTDTVNVGVLKRQVLAARSGQPYDKQLKMTLMSLRFMRRTRLR, from the coding sequence ATGAGCACAGATACCGAGAAGACCACGGCCGCCGTGCCCGCCAGGATCACTGACGAGATGATCGACCGGCTGACCGGGCTGGTCGCCGCTGACGGCAGTGCGGCGCCGTTCACGATGACCGAGGTCTACACCGGTGCGCCGGTCGGCGAACTGCCGCAGTCGACACCGCAGGACGTGGCGGCGGCGTGCGCGCGCGCTCGCGCCGCGCAGCAGGAATGGTCCGCACTGCCGCTGCGGCAGCGCCTGCGTGTGTTCGAGCGTCTGCACGAGCTGATCCTGGGCGAAGTGGAGACCATCGCCGACCTCATCCAGATCGGTTGCGGCAAGACCCGCCGGATGGCCGTCGAGGAATCCTGTGACGTGCCGATGGTTATCAGCCACTACCTGAAGACCGCGCGCCGGGTGCTGCGGCCGAAACGGCACGGCGGCCCCATGCCGCTGCTGACCACCTCGACCGAGGAGCATCGGCCCAAAGGGCTGGTCGCGGTGATCGCACCGTGGAACTTCCCCTTCGCCATCGCCATGTCCGACGCCATGCCGGCACTCATGGCGGGCAACGGAGTCGTGCTCGAGCCGGACAACAAGACGGCCCTCTGCGTGCTCTATGGGGTAGAGCTGTTGCACCGTGCCGGGCTGCCGCGCGGACTGGTCCAGGTGGTGTGCGGCGAGGGGCCGGACATCGGACCCTCCCTGATCGACAACGTCGAGTTCGTCATGTTCACCGGCTCCACCGCCACCGGGCGGGTCGTCGGCGAACAGGCGGGACGCAACCTCATCGGCTGCAGCCTGGAACTCGGCGGCAAGAACCCGATGATCGTGCTCGAGGACGCGAATCTGGACGAGGTGATCCCTGGTGCGGTCTTCGCGGCGTACGCCAACTCGGGCCAGGCGTGCATGCACATCGAGCGGATCTACGTGCACCACGGTATTCACGACGAGTTCGTGCGCCGATTGGTCGCGGCCACCGACGAGTTGAACGGCAAGATCGGCGGCGCGTACGACTACACGCCGGAGTTCGGTTCCCTGGTTTCCCCGCAGCATCTCGAGCGGGTCGCCGCCCACGTCGAGGACGCGCGTGCCAAAGGGGCCACCGTCCACGTCGGCGGCAAAGCGCGCCCGGACATCGGACCCGCTTTCTACGAGGCCACTGTGCTGACCGGGGTGACCTCCGAGATGACGCACGCGACGCTGGAGACCTTCGGCCCGGTCGTCACGGTGTACCCGTTCGACGACGAGCAGGAGGCGGTCCGCCTCGCCAACGCCACCGACTACGGACTGAACGCGAGCGTATGGAGCCGGAATCCGACGCACGCCAACCGGATCGCCGCCCAGCTCCAGGCGGGCAGCATCAACATCAACGACGGGTTCGTCGCGACCTATGCCGCGAAGTCCACACCGTCGGGCGGAGTGAAGCAGTCCGGCGTCGGCACCCGCCACGGGGACCAGGGCCTGCTCAAGTACACCGACACGGTCAACGTCGGTGTGCTCAAGCGCCAGGTGCTCGCCGCGCGGTCGGGTCAGCCCTACGACAAACAGTTGAAGATGACCCTGATGTCGCTGCGGTTCATGCGCCGAACCAGATTGCGCTGA
- a CDS encoding GMC family oxidoreductase: MADYVVVGSGSAGAVVANRLSADPGTTVVLLEAGPPDKNKFIHIPAAFAKLFRSEVDWDYLTQPQPELANREIYWPRGKMFGGSSSMNAMMWVRGFRADYDEWALLAGAEWNFAAAVEQFRRIESVENAQYPDEGTDGPLHISRQRSPRGLTAAYLAAVEEAGYAVEPPNRPQPEGFSETMVTQRGGRRWSTADAYLRPALRRANLTVRTEALATRVLFDGTRAVGVEYRSGGGTHTVTARREVVLCGGAINSPQLLMLSGIGDRDELTRHGIEVRQHAPDVGANLQDHLVAAVGYSVASDSLFAALKPRQVLDYVLRHCGMLTSNVGEAYGFVRSRPELDVPDLELVFAPAPFFHEGLVDPTEHGVVLASVLLRPHSRGRITLACADPYAKPLIDPRYLSDSAGADRAAMMAGLRVCADIAAEPSMKAVLGPLIYPPQAPTEREAILELTLNAYSHTLYHPIGTCRMGTDTSSVVTPRLEVRGVQGLRVADTSVMPLIIRGHTHAPAVFIGEQAAKFILAG, from the coding sequence ATCGCGGATTACGTCGTCGTCGGGTCGGGATCCGCGGGTGCGGTCGTGGCCAATCGGCTCAGCGCCGATCCCGGAACGACCGTGGTGCTGCTCGAAGCAGGCCCGCCGGATAAGAACAAGTTCATTCATATCCCCGCCGCGTTCGCGAAACTCTTTCGCTCCGAGGTGGATTGGGACTATCTGACACAGCCGCAGCCGGAACTGGCGAACCGCGAGATCTACTGGCCGCGCGGCAAGATGTTCGGCGGCTCGTCCTCGATGAACGCCATGATGTGGGTGCGTGGATTCCGCGCCGACTACGACGAGTGGGCGCTGCTGGCAGGCGCGGAGTGGAACTTCGCCGCGGCCGTCGAACAGTTCCGCCGGATCGAATCGGTCGAGAACGCCCAATATCCCGACGAGGGAACCGACGGACCGCTGCACATCTCCCGCCAACGCAGCCCACGCGGCCTCACCGCCGCATATCTGGCAGCGGTCGAGGAGGCGGGCTACGCCGTCGAGCCGCCGAACCGGCCGCAGCCGGAGGGCTTCAGCGAGACCATGGTGACTCAGCGCGGCGGGCGCCGCTGGAGCACCGCCGATGCGTACTTGCGGCCCGCCCTGCGCCGGGCGAACCTCACGGTGCGCACCGAGGCGCTGGCCACCAGGGTGCTCTTCGACGGCACGCGCGCCGTTGGCGTGGAATACCGCAGCGGCGGCGGCACCCACACGGTGACCGCGCGGCGCGAGGTCGTGCTGTGCGGCGGTGCGATCAACAGCCCTCAGCTGCTGATGCTTTCGGGCATCGGCGACCGCGATGAGCTGACCCGCCATGGCATCGAGGTGCGGCAGCACGCGCCGGACGTAGGGGCGAACCTGCAAGACCATCTGGTCGCGGCCGTCGGCTACAGCGTGGCGTCCGATTCGCTGTTCGCCGCCTTGAAACCGCGCCAAGTGCTGGACTACGTGCTCCGGCACTGCGGCATGCTCACCTCGAACGTGGGCGAGGCGTACGGATTCGTACGTAGCAGGCCGGAGCTCGATGTGCCCGACCTGGAGCTGGTTTTCGCACCCGCCCCATTCTTCCATGAGGGACTGGTCGACCCGACCGAGCACGGCGTGGTCCTCGCGAGTGTGCTGCTGCGCCCGCACAGCCGCGGGCGGATCACGCTGGCCTGCGCCGATCCGTACGCCAAGCCGCTGATCGATCCGCGTTATCTGTCCGACAGCGCGGGCGCGGACCGTGCTGCCATGATGGCCGGGCTGCGCGTCTGCGCCGACATCGCGGCCGAGCCGTCGATGAAGGCGGTGCTCGGCCCGCTGATCTACCCGCCGCAGGCGCCCACCGAACGGGAAGCCATCCTCGAACTGACGCTCAACGCCTACTCGCACACCCTCTACCACCCGATCGGCACGTGCCGGATGGGCACCGACACCAGTAGCGTCGTCACGCCGCGATTGGAAGTCCGTGGTGTGCAAGGACTGCGAGTCGCCGACACCTCGGTGATGCCGCTGATCATCCGCGGCCACACGCACGCGCCCGCGGTGTTCATCGGCGAGCAGGCGGCCAAGTTCATCCTCGCCGGATAG
- a CDS encoding TetR/AcrR family transcriptional regulator translates to MSEPDSVMLEATRRRLSGKQADTVDKLTRAAVQVLAREGFAGMTVRMVAAAAGVGTATAYTYFSSKEHLVAEIFWRRLVGSPSPVSDDPDPIVRVVAELRNIAMLVADEQELSGAVTSALLGRDPDVQHLRGRIGTDIRERIIRALGSDPDEDVVESLELLYAGALVRAGMGYGSHSEIADRIEKSALLILR, encoded by the coding sequence ATGTCCGAACCCGATTCCGTCATGCTCGAGGCGACCCGACGCCGGCTTTCGGGCAAGCAAGCCGACACCGTCGACAAACTCACCCGCGCGGCGGTGCAAGTGCTTGCGCGCGAAGGATTCGCGGGCATGACCGTACGAATGGTCGCCGCGGCGGCCGGCGTCGGGACCGCCACGGCGTACACCTACTTCTCCTCCAAGGAGCACTTGGTCGCCGAGATCTTCTGGCGGCGGCTGGTCGGGTCGCCGTCACCGGTCAGCGACGACCCGGACCCGATCGTGCGGGTCGTGGCCGAGCTGCGGAACATCGCGATGCTGGTGGCCGACGAGCAGGAACTTTCCGGCGCGGTAACCAGCGCGCTGCTCGGCCGCGACCCCGACGTGCAGCACCTGCGTGGACGCATCGGGACCGATATCCGCGAGCGGATCATCCGCGCCCTCGGTTCCGACCCGGACGAGGATGTCGTCGAATCACTCGAACTGCTTTACGCGGGCGCGCTGGTGCGCGCGGGCATGGGTTACGGATCGCATTCCGAGATCGCCGACCGGATCGAGAAGTCCGCGCTACTCATCCTGCGCTAG